The Phycisphaerae bacterium genome has a segment encoding these proteins:
- a CDS encoding MotA/TolQ/ExbB proton channel family protein: protein MAISWLWSGTAGTGVISQTGPSSTVLGKFLVDGGWITWFVLVPLSVVSVALIIHYLIVLRRSTQVPAGLAKALVLAARRGQARDIVEITREDETMLGQAACAGIARLSAGRESARAAITEAVEEQATRLFRRIEYLNVIGNISPMIGLFGTVVGMINAFARIYSAGGGMPDAAKLAGDISVALITTFWGLLIAIPALSIFSLLRNRIDAFAAESMKLCDSLVSLLCEQQAGSSKAAG from the coding sequence ATGGCAATCTCATGGCTCTGGAGCGGCACAGCGGGAACAGGGGTGATTTCTCAGACCGGCCCGTCGAGCACGGTGCTCGGCAAATTCCTGGTGGATGGCGGCTGGATCACCTGGTTTGTTCTCGTTCCGTTGTCGGTTGTCTCTGTAGCGCTGATTATTCACTATCTGATCGTTCTGCGCCGATCGACGCAGGTGCCGGCCGGACTGGCCAAGGCGCTGGTTCTGGCCGCCCGGCGGGGACAGGCGCGGGACATCGTCGAGATCACGCGGGAGGACGAGACCATGCTCGGACAGGCGGCCTGCGCGGGCATCGCACGACTGTCTGCCGGCCGCGAGTCGGCGCGTGCCGCCATCACCGAGGCGGTCGAGGAGCAGGCGACACGGCTGTTCCGCCGTATCGAGTACCTCAACGTGATCGGCAACATCAGCCCGATGATCGGCCTGTTCGGCACGGTGGTCGGCATGATCAACGCATTCGCTCGGATCTATTCCGCGGGCGGGGGGATGCCCGACGCCGCCAAGCTGGCCGGCGACATCTCTGTCGCTTTGATCACGACCTTCTGGGGATTGCTGATTGCCATCCCCGCGCTGTCGATCTTCTCCCTGCTGCGAAACCGGATCGACGCGTTTGCGGCCGAGAGCATGAAGCTTTGCGACAGTCTGGTTTCGTTGCTCTGTGAACAGCAGGCGGGTTCGTCCAAGGCCGCGGGCTGA